Proteins from a genomic interval of Ramlibacter algicola:
- a CDS encoding flavin reductase family protein yields the protein MPFQPVALHHASRLVTHGPTVLVTSALGSRRNIMAAAWSMPVEFTPPRIAVVIDKKTFTRELVAASGAFGLCIPGTALADLTYAVGSASGRDEDKFARYGIDAAKGPVLGMPVLEHGCAAWLECRLIPERHTEDAYDTCFAEVVSAAADPRIFANGRWNFAAGNEDVQTIHHLGGGLFVRAGGTVQAKAL from the coding sequence ATGCCCTTCCAGCCCGTCGCCCTCCACCACGCCAGCCGTCTCGTCACGCACGGACCGACCGTGCTGGTGACGAGCGCGCTCGGCAGCCGCCGCAACATCATGGCGGCCGCCTGGTCGATGCCGGTGGAATTCACGCCGCCGCGCATCGCGGTGGTGATCGACAAGAAGACGTTCACGCGCGAACTCGTCGCGGCCAGCGGCGCGTTCGGCCTGTGCATTCCGGGGACGGCGCTGGCCGACCTCACCTATGCCGTCGGCAGCGCGAGCGGTCGCGATGAGGACAAGTTCGCGCGCTACGGCATCGACGCGGCGAAGGGACCGGTGCTCGGCATGCCCGTGCTCGAACACGGCTGCGCGGCGTGGCTCGAGTGCCGGCTGATCCCCGAGCGGCACACCGAAGACGCCTACGACACCTGCTTCGCCGAGGTCGTCTCGGCCGCGGCCGATCCGCGCATCTTCGCCAACGGCCGCTGGAACTTCGCGGCCGGCAACGAGGATGTGCAGACGATCCACCACCTCGGCGGCGGCTTGTTCGTGCGCGCGGGCGGCACCGTGCAGGCGAAGGCGCTGTGA
- a CDS encoding methionyl-tRNA formyltransferase, with product MRIVIMGQNDFGRAALEAFCDKGFTVVAAVCAPEKPGAKPDPLKVAATGRDIPVHQFRSLRSPEAHEAFEALDPDLLVMAYVLQFAPDSLLSIPRQGAIQYHPSLLPRHRGPSAISWAIASGARHTGLTIFRPTEGLDEGPVLLQVPVDIGPDETLGELYFDQLFPKGIEALLTVAGQVQRGEARAQSQLVDGGSYEGWMTDETAQVPWAQHVDVAYNVIRACNPAPGAWTMVGGTKLRLFDCRKRPLATHGEVGGPAGTVARVTDTSIVFNAHGGFIEVMRVRAGDGKKMGAGDWARGVGLQPHGA from the coding sequence ATGCGAATCGTCATCATGGGCCAGAACGACTTCGGCCGCGCGGCCCTGGAGGCCTTCTGCGACAAGGGATTCACCGTGGTGGCGGCCGTCTGCGCCCCCGAGAAGCCCGGCGCCAAGCCCGACCCGCTCAAGGTCGCCGCCACCGGGCGCGACATCCCCGTCCACCAGTTCAGGAGCCTGCGCAGCCCGGAGGCGCACGAGGCTTTCGAGGCGCTCGACCCCGACCTGCTGGTGATGGCCTACGTGCTGCAGTTCGCGCCCGACTCGCTGCTGTCGATCCCGCGCCAGGGCGCGATCCAGTACCACCCCTCGCTGCTGCCGCGCCACCGCGGCCCGTCGGCCATCAGCTGGGCGATCGCCAGCGGCGCCCGCCACACCGGCCTGACGATCTTCCGGCCCACCGAGGGCCTGGACGAAGGCCCGGTGCTGCTGCAGGTGCCGGTGGACATCGGCCCGGACGAGACGCTGGGCGAGCTGTACTTCGACCAGCTGTTCCCCAAGGGCATCGAAGCGCTGCTCACCGTGGCCGGCCAGGTGCAGCGCGGCGAAGCGCGCGCGCAGTCACAGCTCGTCGACGGCGGCAGCTACGAAGGCTGGATGACCGACGAGACCGCCCAGGTGCCCTGGGCGCAGCACGTGGACGTCGCCTACAACGTGATCCGAGCCTGCAACCCGGCGCCGGGCGCGTGGACGATGGTGGGTGGCACGAAGCTGCGCCTGTTCGACTGCCGCAAGCGCCCGCTCGCCACGCACGGCGAGGTCGGCGGCCCCGCCGGCACCGTCGCCCGCGTCACGGACACGTCGATCGTGTTCAACGCGCACGGCGGCTTCATCGAAGTCATGCGCGTGCGCGCCGGGGACGGCAAGAAGATGGGCGCCGGCGACTGGGCCCGCGGCGTGGGGCTCCAGCCGCACGGCGCCTGA
- a CDS encoding DUF3313 family protein, with protein sequence MFRTPFVLAAALVAFPAIAGAPASLEQAVAAQGLQRVRAPVFNFAYVRPGASLAGYDRLLLEPVDVDFRADWQPYRAGSLLRVDATERERVRSEVAQWVQRAFADELQRGTLQPTDQPAPRVLRVKPRVVDLYLGDIGTRLPGRSRVLTTSSGEASLVVELSDASTGEVLARLGDWEELRSGARRVRISDPQRVVSDVESVAANWGRTVREFVAGAR encoded by the coding sequence ATGTTCCGCACTCCCTTCGTCCTGGCGGCGGCGCTCGTCGCCTTCCCTGCCATCGCGGGCGCGCCCGCCAGCCTCGAGCAGGCCGTCGCGGCGCAAGGCCTGCAGCGTGTGCGGGCCCCTGTGTTCAACTTCGCCTACGTGCGGCCTGGCGCCTCGCTGGCCGGCTACGACCGCCTCCTGCTGGAGCCGGTGGACGTCGACTTCCGCGCCGACTGGCAGCCGTACCGCGCCGGCAGCCTGCTGCGCGTCGATGCCACCGAGCGCGAGCGTGTGCGCAGCGAAGTCGCCCAATGGGTGCAGCGCGCGTTCGCCGATGAACTGCAGCGCGGGACGCTCCAGCCCACTGACCAGCCCGCTCCCCGGGTCCTGCGTGTCAAGCCGCGCGTCGTGGACCTGTACCTCGGCGACATCGGCACGCGGCTGCCCGGCCGGTCGCGCGTGCTGACCACGTCCAGCGGCGAAGCATCGCTGGTCGTCGAACTCTCCGATGCCTCCACCGGCGAGGTGCTCGCGCGCCTGGGCGATTGGGAGGAACTGCGGTCCGGCGCGCGCCGGGTGCGCATCAGCGATCCGCAGCGCGTGGTGTCGGACGTCGAGTCGGTCGCGGCGAACTGGGGGCGCACGGTGCGCGAGTTCGTCGCCGGCGCGCGTTAG
- a CDS encoding DUF3297 family protein, which produces MEDQQSTSTPPPLPDRLSVDPRSPHHVAAVFERDVGIRFNGKERHDVEEYCISEGWIRVPAGKTVDRRGQPLLIKIKGTVEPFYR; this is translated from the coding sequence ATGGAAGACCAGCAATCCACGTCCACGCCCCCGCCGCTGCCGGACCGCCTGTCCGTCGACCCGCGCAGCCCGCACCACGTGGCCGCCGTGTTCGAGCGCGACGTCGGCATCCGCTTCAACGGCAAGGAGCGCCACGACGTCGAGGAGTACTGCATCAGCGAAGGCTGGATCCGCGTGCCCGCTGGCAAGACCGTCGACCGCCGCGGCCAGCCGCTGCTGATCAAGATCAAGGGCACCGTCGAGCCCTTCTACCGCTAG
- a CDS encoding S8 family serine peptidase translates to MRLPTLPRSLALAPALAVLLAACGGGASGPDPAVAQAPAQLATAVQATQLKSAAQPQAPVADTASAAATPVATYGDDGGRRRGSAVPAARRTNSIYIVEMDAAPVTRYDGSIKGLQATRPGKGKKIDPDAPAVVGYMGYLAGRHDAALRGVGNARKVYDYGYVFDGFAAELSDAQAQQLAATKGVLAVTKDELRKMDTNSTPAFLGLSGDNGLWTRTGAKGEGVVVGIVDSGIWPESASFGDRTGVNGNATQDGKLGYQQIPGWHGKCTPGDQFAASNCNQKVIGARWYNAGWGGDAGIRELFPEEFISPRDWGGHGSHTASTAAGNSNVPAGPGIFTSGMAPRARIAVYKVCWSVEPDGGCFGSDSIAAIDQAVADGVDVINFSISGTSTNFRDGVEIAFLNAADAGVFVAASAGNSGPTTQTVAHPSPWVTTVAAGATKRPTVAELVLGNGATYTGSSGTQGSASGSIVNSTAVADATKAADAARLCFSSAWPGGPGLNPALVSGKIVVCERGTNDRVDKSRAVKEAGGVGMVLVNVDPATDSLVADVHSVPTVHLPVANRVAIESYAASMGATASISPSHPDMSVVVPTTADFSSRGPLRASASLLKPDIMGPGVDVLATVAPPGNGGANFALYSGTSMASPHIAGIAALFKEIQPTWSPMMIKSALMTTAYDTGDTGITDATRIFRQGAGFVQPNAATDPGLVFDSSFADWLGFLCGTQLPVSFCTSANVPVIAPSDFNSPSIALGALAGVQTVTRRVTNVGKSSATYTASSAGLTGVTVSMTPASLSIGPGQTKDITLRFARTSANLNAFTGGQLTLTDGKHNVRVPVVARPVALGAPAEATGSYPVTFGYDGAFTVQPRGLVASTRSTGTIATNAVKDFNFTMPAGVTYLRFSLFDADVAAGTDLDLEVYFNGALVGASGGPTAAEEVNFTGVPANAVLTVRVVGFATPAAGTNFTLHSWILDGTSAGNMTVSAPATATTGGTGTVTVGTSGLASGTRYLGSVVYGGGASLPAPTIIRIDN, encoded by the coding sequence ATGCGACTTCCCACCCTTCCACGTTCGCTGGCGCTCGCGCCTGCGCTCGCGGTGCTGCTCGCCGCCTGCGGCGGCGGCGCGTCCGGGCCCGACCCGGCCGTCGCGCAGGCACCCGCCCAGCTGGCCACGGCCGTCCAGGCCACGCAACTGAAGTCGGCCGCCCAGCCGCAGGCGCCCGTTGCCGACACTGCGTCGGCGGCGGCCACCCCGGTGGCGACCTACGGCGACGACGGCGGCAGGCGGCGCGGCTCGGCCGTGCCGGCCGCGCGGCGCACCAACAGCATCTACATCGTCGAGATGGATGCCGCGCCGGTGACGCGCTACGACGGCAGCATCAAGGGGTTGCAAGCCACCAGGCCGGGGAAGGGAAAGAAGATCGATCCCGACGCGCCCGCGGTGGTCGGGTACATGGGGTACCTGGCGGGACGGCATGACGCGGCGCTGCGCGGTGTCGGCAACGCCAGGAAGGTCTACGACTACGGCTACGTGTTCGACGGGTTCGCCGCCGAACTGAGCGATGCGCAGGCGCAGCAACTTGCCGCCACCAAGGGCGTGCTGGCGGTGACCAAGGACGAACTGCGCAAGATGGACACGAACAGCACGCCGGCCTTCCTCGGGCTGTCGGGTGACAACGGCCTGTGGACGCGCACGGGCGCCAAGGGCGAAGGCGTGGTCGTGGGCATCGTCGACTCGGGCATCTGGCCGGAGTCGGCCAGCTTCGGCGACCGCACCGGCGTCAACGGCAACGCGACGCAGGACGGCAAGCTGGGCTACCAGCAGATCCCCGGCTGGCACGGCAAGTGCACGCCCGGCGACCAGTTCGCCGCGAGCAATTGCAACCAGAAGGTCATTGGCGCGCGTTGGTACAACGCAGGATGGGGCGGGGACGCCGGCATCCGCGAACTGTTCCCCGAGGAGTTCATCTCGCCGCGTGATTGGGGCGGGCACGGCTCGCACACGGCCAGCACCGCGGCAGGCAACAGCAATGTTCCTGCCGGGCCAGGCATCTTCACCAGCGGCATGGCGCCTCGCGCCCGCATCGCCGTCTACAAGGTCTGCTGGTCCGTCGAGCCGGACGGCGGCTGCTTCGGCTCGGACAGCATCGCGGCCATCGACCAGGCCGTGGCCGACGGCGTCGACGTCATCAACTTCTCCATCAGCGGCACCAGCACCAATTTCCGCGACGGCGTGGAAATCGCGTTCCTGAACGCCGCCGATGCCGGCGTGTTCGTCGCTGCGTCCGCCGGCAACAGCGGGCCGACCACGCAAACGGTCGCGCACCCCAGCCCCTGGGTCACCACGGTCGCGGCGGGCGCCACCAAGCGGCCGACCGTCGCCGAACTGGTCCTCGGCAACGGCGCCACCTACACGGGCAGTTCGGGGACGCAGGGCTCCGCTTCCGGATCGATCGTCAATTCCACGGCGGTGGCCGATGCCACCAAGGCTGCGGACGCTGCACGCCTCTGCTTCTCGTCGGCATGGCCCGGCGGCCCCGGCCTGAACCCGGCCCTCGTGAGCGGGAAGATCGTCGTCTGCGAACGCGGCACCAACGATCGCGTGGACAAGAGCCGCGCGGTCAAGGAAGCCGGCGGCGTCGGCATGGTGCTCGTGAACGTCGATCCCGCCACCGACTCGCTGGTGGCGGACGTCCACTCCGTGCCGACCGTGCACCTGCCGGTGGCCAACCGCGTCGCGATCGAGTCCTACGCGGCCAGCATGGGCGCCACGGCATCGATCAGCCCGTCGCACCCGGACATGAGCGTCGTCGTGCCGACCACCGCCGACTTCTCCTCGCGCGGCCCGCTGCGCGCATCGGCCAGCCTGCTGAAGCCGGACATCATGGGTCCGGGCGTCGACGTCCTCGCCACGGTCGCGCCCCCGGGCAACGGTGGTGCGAACTTCGCGCTGTACAGCGGCACCTCGATGGCCAGCCCGCACATCGCCGGCATCGCCGCGCTGTTCAAGGAGATCCAGCCGACGTGGTCGCCGATGATGATCAAGTCGGCGCTGATGACCACCGCCTACGATACCGGCGACACCGGCATCACGGATGCGACCCGCATCTTCCGCCAGGGCGCGGGGTTCGTGCAGCCGAACGCGGCCACCGACCCGGGCCTGGTGTTCGACTCCAGCTTCGCGGACTGGCTGGGATTCCTGTGCGGCACGCAGCTGCCGGTGTCGTTCTGCACCAGCGCCAACGTGCCGGTGATCGCCCCGTCGGACTTCAACTCGCCGTCGATCGCCCTCGGTGCATTGGCCGGCGTGCAGACCGTCACCAGGCGGGTCACCAACGTGGGCAAGTCCAGCGCGACGTACACGGCATCGTCGGCGGGACTCACGGGAGTCACCGTCTCCATGACGCCGGCATCGTTGTCCATCGGCCCGGGCCAGACGAAGGACATCACGCTGCGGTTCGCGCGGACATCGGCCAACCTGAATGCCTTCACGGGCGGCCAGCTCACGCTGACCGACGGCAAGCACAACGTGAGAGTGCCCGTGGTCGCCCGGCCGGTCGCGCTGGGGGCCCCTGCCGAAGCGACGGGGAGCTATCCGGTGACCTTCGGCTATGACGGCGCGTTCACGGTGCAGCCCCGTGGCCTCGTGGCATCGACCAGGTCCACCGGGACCATCGCCACGAATGCGGTCAAGGACTTCAACTTCACGATGCCGGCGGGGGTGACGTACCTGCGTTTCTCGCTGTTCGACGCGGACGTGGCCGCCGGGACCGACCTCGACCTGGAGGTCTACTTCAACGGCGCCCTGGTCGGTGCGAGCGGTGGGCCGACGGCGGCCGAAGAGGTGAACTTCACCGGCGTGCCCGCGAACGCCGTCCTGACCGTGCGGGTGGTCGGATTCGCAACCCCTGCCGCCGGCACCAACTTCACGCTGCACAGCTGGATCCTCGATGGGACGAGCGCCGGCAACATGACGGTGTCCGCGCCCGCGACCGCCACGACCGGCGGGACGGGGACCGTGACGGTGGGCACATCGGGCCTCGCGAGCGGCACCAGGTACCTGGGTTCCGTCGTGTATGGAGGTGGGGCAAGCCTGCCCGCACCGACCATCATCCGCATCGACAACTAG
- a CDS encoding type 1 glutamine amidotransferase domain-containing protein: protein MANSTDLGGCKVAILALDGFEQVELTEPRRALQDAGATAEIVSAKPGEIQGFNHDKPADKFKVDATLDRAKPDDYDAVLLPGGVMNGDTLRINPHAQKFVQAMQQAGKPIAVICHGGWLLVSSGLVKGRHMTSWPTLQDDIRNAGGQWSDEPVVRDANWVSSRKPDDIPQFNAAMLELLGSRVAAH from the coding sequence ATGGCGAATTCCACGGACCTCGGCGGCTGCAAGGTCGCCATCCTTGCCCTCGACGGCTTCGAGCAGGTCGAGCTCACCGAACCGCGGCGTGCGCTGCAGGACGCCGGCGCCACGGCCGAGATCGTCTCGGCCAAGCCGGGCGAGATCCAGGGGTTCAACCACGACAAGCCCGCCGACAAGTTCAAGGTCGACGCGACGCTCGACCGCGCGAAGCCGGACGACTACGACGCGGTGCTTTTGCCCGGCGGCGTGATGAACGGCGACACGCTGCGCATCAACCCGCACGCGCAGAAGTTCGTGCAGGCGATGCAGCAGGCCGGCAAGCCGATCGCGGTGATCTGCCACGGCGGCTGGCTGCTCGTCTCGTCCGGGCTGGTGAAGGGCCGCCACATGACCAGCTGGCCCACGCTGCAGGACGACATCCGCAACGCGGGCGGCCAGTGGAGCGACGAGCCGGTGGTGCGCGACGCCAACTGGGTGTCCAGCCGCAAGCCGGACGACATCCCGCAGTTCAACGCCGCGATGCTGGAGTTGCTCGGCAGCCGCGTGGCCGCGCACTGA
- a CDS encoding glycine betaine ABC transporter substrate-binding protein: protein MRRARAVLALAFALFAGHAAAQQVAVGSKRFTESYVLGEVARQVLQDAGVPAVHKAGLGNTTVLEQALATGAIDLYPEYTGTIVRELLHRDEAAPSLEQLNAWLAPRGLKAAVPLGFNNSYALAMREDQAHRLGIATISDLARAGGTLRLGLSHEFLERADGWRALQRAYALPQQAGRGVDHGLAYEALANGQVDVVDAYTTDAQIARLQLRVLRDDRRFFPRYDAVLLMRAAVDERPLAAALTNRIDETTMQRLNARVEIDGRTFEQAAREFLAPSGAAEPSSARPGFIDRLLAPDLGRLLGEHLVLVFASLAIAIAIGVPLGIVAHRRPTLEGPVMAAVGVLQPIPSLALLAFLIALLGRIGFVPALVALAIYALLPIVRNTHAGLASLPPGQREAGLALGLRDGQVLRSIELPLALPTLFAGIKTAAVLNVGTATVATFIGAGGLGERIVAGLAVNDTSLMLAGAVPAALLALVLQAAFGLLERRLR, encoded by the coding sequence ATGAGGCGAGCCCGCGCAGTCCTCGCCCTGGCCTTCGCGCTGTTCGCGGGCCACGCCGCCGCGCAGCAGGTGGCGGTCGGCTCCAAGCGCTTCACCGAGAGCTACGTGCTGGGCGAGGTCGCGCGCCAGGTGCTGCAGGACGCCGGCGTGCCGGCCGTGCACAAGGCGGGCCTGGGCAACACCACCGTGCTGGAACAGGCGCTGGCCACCGGGGCCATCGACCTGTACCCCGAGTACACCGGCACCATCGTGCGCGAGCTGCTGCACCGCGACGAGGCCGCGCCGTCGCTGGAGCAGCTCAATGCGTGGCTCGCGCCGCGCGGGCTGAAGGCTGCCGTTCCCCTGGGCTTCAACAACAGCTACGCGCTGGCGATGCGCGAGGACCAGGCGCACCGGCTGGGCATCGCGACGATCAGCGACCTCGCGCGGGCCGGCGGCACCTTGCGCCTGGGCCTCTCGCACGAATTCCTCGAACGCGCCGACGGCTGGCGCGCACTGCAACGGGCCTACGCCTTGCCGCAGCAGGCGGGCCGCGGCGTCGACCACGGGCTCGCCTACGAGGCGCTGGCGAACGGGCAGGTGGACGTGGTCGATGCGTACACCACCGATGCGCAGATCGCCCGCTTGCAGTTGCGCGTGCTGCGCGACGACCGCCGGTTCTTCCCGCGCTACGACGCGGTCTTGCTGATGCGCGCCGCCGTCGACGAGCGCCCGTTGGCCGCGGCGCTCACCAACCGCATCGACGAAACGACGATGCAGCGGCTGAACGCGCGGGTGGAGATCGACGGCCGCACGTTCGAGCAGGCCGCGCGCGAGTTCCTCGCGCCTTCCGGCGCCGCCGAACCGTCGTCCGCGCGCCCCGGCTTCATCGACCGCCTGCTCGCGCCCGACCTGGGCCGGCTGCTCGGCGAGCACCTGGTGCTCGTGTTCGCGTCGCTGGCCATCGCGATCGCCATCGGCGTGCCGCTCGGGATCGTCGCGCACCGGCGCCCCACCCTCGAGGGACCGGTGATGGCGGCGGTCGGCGTGCTGCAGCCGATCCCGTCGCTGGCGCTGCTGGCCTTCCTGATCGCGCTGCTCGGGCGCATCGGCTTCGTGCCGGCGCTCGTGGCGCTGGCGATCTACGCGCTGCTGCCGATCGTGCGCAACACGCACGCGGGCCTGGCTTCGCTGCCGCCGGGGCAGCGCGAAGCGGGTCTCGCCCTGGGCCTGCGCGATGGGCAGGTGCTGCGCTCGATCGAGCTGCCGCTTGCGCTGCCGACGCTGTTCGCCGGCATCAAGACCGCTGCCGTGCTGAACGTCGGCACCGCGACCGTCGCCACGTTCATCGGCGCGGGCGGCCTCGGTGAGCGCATCGTCGCCGGCCTCGCGGTGAACGACACCAGCCTGATGCTGGCCGGCGCGGTGCCGGCGGCGTTGCTCGCGCTGGTGCTGCAGGCCGCGTTCGGCCTGCTGGAGCGCCGGCTGCGCTAG
- a CDS encoding adenosine deaminase, which yields MSSVPSIPAERLPELLRAMPKAELHMHIEGSLEPELIFAMSQRNGVAIPYASVEELRQAYAFTNLQSFLDIYYAGASVLITQQDFHDMAWAYLQKAKADNVVHAELFFDPQTHTARGVAMQVVIEGLHSACVRAGTELGVDASLILCFLRHLSEEDAFATLEQALPFRDKFIGVGLDSSEVGHPPEKFARVFARCRELGLHLVAHAGEEGPPEYVWTALDLLKVERVDHGVQSSKDPQLMQRLARDRIPLTVCPLSNLKLCVFPSLDQHNIRALLDAGLVVTVNSDDPAYFGGYVNDNFLQTFAATGLTAAQAYTLAANSFEASFADAGQKKRWREQLDAAFARFA from the coding sequence ATGTCTTCCGTTCCGTCCATTCCCGCCGAGCGCCTGCCCGAGTTGCTGCGCGCGATGCCCAAGGCCGAGCTCCACATGCACATCGAGGGCTCGCTCGAGCCCGAGCTCATCTTCGCGATGAGCCAGCGCAACGGCGTGGCGATCCCGTACGCGAGCGTCGAGGAGCTGCGCCAGGCCTACGCCTTCACCAACCTGCAAAGCTTCCTGGACATCTACTACGCCGGCGCCAGCGTCCTCATCACGCAGCAGGACTTCCACGACATGGCGTGGGCGTACCTGCAGAAGGCCAAGGCCGACAACGTCGTCCATGCGGAGCTGTTCTTCGATCCGCAGACGCACACGGCGCGCGGCGTGGCGATGCAGGTCGTCATCGAGGGCCTGCATTCGGCCTGCGTGCGCGCGGGCACCGAGCTGGGCGTCGATGCATCGCTGATCCTGTGCTTCCTGCGCCACCTGTCCGAAGAGGACGCGTTCGCGACGCTGGAGCAGGCGCTGCCGTTCCGGGACAAGTTCATCGGCGTCGGCCTCGACTCCAGCGAAGTCGGCCACCCGCCGGAGAAATTCGCGCGCGTGTTCGCGCGCTGCCGGGAACTCGGCCTGCACCTCGTGGCGCATGCGGGCGAAGAGGGGCCGCCCGAGTACGTGTGGACAGCGCTGGACCTGCTGAAGGTCGAGCGCGTGGACCACGGCGTGCAATCCAGCAAGGACCCGCAGCTGATGCAGCGCCTGGCCAGGGACCGCATCCCGCTCACCGTGTGCCCGCTGTCCAACCTGAAGCTGTGCGTGTTCCCGAGCCTGGACCAGCACAACATCCGCGCGCTGCTCGACGCCGGCCTGGTGGTCACCGTGAACTCGGACGACCCGGCCTACTTCGGCGGCTACGTGAACGACAACTTCCTGCAGACGTTCGCGGCCACGGGCCTCACGGCGGCGCAGGCGTACACGCTGGCGGCCAACAGCTTCGAGGCCAGCTTCGCCGACGCGGGCCAGAAGAAGCGCTGGCGCGAGCAGCTCGACGCCGCCTTCGCGCGCTTCGCCTAG
- a CDS encoding DegQ family serine endoprotease, with product MSTNFPSKAAPLVLAIAAAGFGGAVGNELLQHRAHAQNAPAPAAVAPVAASTVPDFARITERYGPAVVNISVNGVRKTSAVDDDDDEGIGDPLELFRRFQQGPGAMRPREVPIRGLGSGFIVSPDGVILTNAHVVKGASEVTVKLTDRREYRAKVLGSDAQTDVAVLKIEAKNLPVVQLGDVKALRAGEWVAAIGSPFGFENTVTAGVVSAKGRSLPQEGGVPFIQTDVAVNPGNSGGPLFNARGEVIGINSQIYSQSGGYQGVSFAIPIDVAQRVQQQIVATGKVQHARLGVSVQEVNQAMADAFHLDKPEGALVANVQKGSPADKAGLKSGDVIRAVNGQPVVASGDLPALIGAAKPGDKVDLKVVRQGKAVDLAATLATSNEKVAKADDSGGAASQGRLGLALRPLDRDEQQQVGAAGLLVEDVTGAAARAGVQPGDVVLAVNGTPAKSIEQVRGVVAKSDKSVALLIQRGEDKIFVPVRLG from the coding sequence ATGAGCACCAACTTCCCGTCCAAGGCCGCACCGCTGGTGCTGGCCATCGCCGCCGCCGGTTTCGGCGGCGCCGTCGGCAACGAACTGCTGCAGCACCGCGCCCACGCGCAGAACGCGCCGGCGCCGGCCGCGGTCGCGCCGGTGGCCGCCAGCACGGTGCCGGACTTCGCCCGCATCACCGAGCGCTACGGCCCCGCGGTCGTCAACATCAGCGTCAACGGCGTGCGCAAGACCTCGGCGGTGGATGACGACGACGACGAGGGCATCGGCGACCCGCTGGAGCTGTTCCGCCGCTTCCAGCAAGGCCCCGGCGCCATGCGTCCGCGTGAAGTGCCGATCCGCGGCCTGGGCAGCGGCTTCATCGTCAGCCCGGACGGCGTGATCCTCACCAATGCGCACGTGGTCAAGGGCGCGAGCGAAGTGACCGTCAAGCTCACCGACCGGCGCGAGTACCGCGCCAAGGTGCTGGGCAGCGACGCGCAGACCGACGTCGCGGTGCTGAAGATCGAGGCGAAGAACCTGCCCGTCGTGCAACTGGGCGACGTCAAGGCGCTGCGCGCCGGCGAGTGGGTCGCGGCCATCGGCTCGCCGTTCGGCTTCGAGAACACGGTGACGGCCGGCGTGGTCAGCGCCAAGGGCCGCAGCCTGCCGCAGGAAGGCGGCGTGCCCTTCATCCAGACCGACGTCGCGGTGAACCCCGGCAACTCGGGTGGCCCGCTGTTCAACGCCCGCGGCGAGGTGATCGGCATCAACTCGCAGATCTACAGCCAGTCGGGCGGCTACCAGGGCGTGTCGTTCGCGATCCCGATCGACGTCGCGCAGCGCGTGCAGCAGCAGATCGTCGCCACCGGCAAGGTGCAGCACGCGCGGCTGGGCGTCTCGGTGCAGGAAGTGAACCAGGCGATGGCGGATGCCTTCCACCTGGACAAGCCGGAAGGCGCGCTGGTCGCCAACGTGCAGAAGGGCAGCCCGGCGGACAAGGCCGGCCTGAAGTCGGGCGACGTGATCCGGGCGGTGAACGGCCAGCCGGTCGTCGCGTCCGGGGACCTGCCGGCGCTGATCGGCGCCGCGAAGCCGGGCGACAAGGTCGACCTGAAGGTCGTGCGCCAGGGCAAGGCGGTGGACCTCGCCGCGACGCTGGCCACCAGCAACGAGAAGGTGGCGAAGGCCGACGACAGCGGCGGTGCCGCCTCGCAAGGCCGGCTGGGACTGGCGCTGCGACCTCTCGACCGTGACGAGCAGCAGCAGGTCGGCGCCGCCGGCCTGCTGGTGGAAGACGTCACCGGCGCCGCCGCCCGCGCTGGCGTGCAGCCGGGCGACGTGGTGCTGGCCGTCAACGGCACGCCCGCGAAGTCGATCGAGCAGGTGCGCGGCGTGGTCGCGAAGTCCGACAAGTCGGTCGCGCTGCTGATCCAGCGCGGCGAGGACAAGATCTTCGTGCCCGTTCGCCTCGGCTGA